One window of Nymphaea colorata isolate Beijing-Zhang1983 chromosome 1, ASM883128v2, whole genome shotgun sequence genomic DNA carries:
- the LOC116245801 gene encoding ubiquitin-conjugating enzyme E2 5-like isoform X1 gives MSSPSKRREMDVMKLMMSDYAVETINDGIGEFNVEFRGPKDSPYEGGFWKVHVELPEAYPYKSPSIGFLNKIFHPNVDELSGSVCLDVINQTWSPMFDLLNVFEVFLPQLLLYPNPTDPLNSDAASLMMRDKQQFEQKSIVSDMQRRNTSPKLLRKAVTMMMRRLMEVMVHQVMMKLLAMLTHEDPCDRIFYMILLHSESCPLVVTCPSFI, from the exons ATGTCTTCTCCaagcaagagaagagagatgGATGTAATGAAATT gATGATGAGTGATTATGCTGTTGAGACGATCAACGATGGGATTGGTGAATTCAACGTCGAGTTTCGTGGCCCTAAAGATA GTCCCTATGAAGGTGGATTTTGGAAGGTCCATGTGGAGCTTCCTGAGGCATACCCATACAAGTCACCATCAATTGGATTCTTGAACAAAATTTTCCATCCAAACGTTGATGAGCT GTCTGGTTCCGTATGCTTGGATGTCATCAATCAAACCTGGAGCCCGATGTTTG ACTTGCTTAATGTGTTTGAAGTCTTTCTACCTCAGCTGTTGCTCTACCCAAATCCTACAGATCCATTAAATAGTGATGCTGCATCACTGATGATGCGGGACAAGCAACAATTTGAGCAGAAA AGTATTGTGAGCGATATGCAAAGAAGGAACACATCACCAAAGTTGTTGAGGAAAGCAGtgacgatgatgatgaggcGACTGATGGAAGTAATGGTgcatcaagtgatgatgaaattGCTGGCCATGCTGACCCATGAGGATCCCTGCGATAGAATATTCTACATGATCCTTCTTCACTCTGAATCCTGTCCCCTAGTAGTCACTTGTCCTTCGTTCATTTAG
- the LOC116245801 gene encoding ubiquitin-conjugating enzyme E2-23 kDa-like isoform X3 — translation MSSPSKRREMDVMKLMMSDYAVETINDGIGEFNVEFRGPKDSPYEGGFWKVHVELPEAYPYKSPSIGFLNKIFHPNVDELSGSVCLDVINQTWSPMFDLLNVFEVFLPQLLLYPNPTDPLNSDAASLMMRDKQQFEQKVREYCERYAKKEHITKVVEESSDDDDEATDGSNGASSDDEIAGHADP, via the exons ATGTCTTCTCCaagcaagagaagagagatgGATGTAATGAAATT gATGATGAGTGATTATGCTGTTGAGACGATCAACGATGGGATTGGTGAATTCAACGTCGAGTTTCGTGGCCCTAAAGATA GTCCCTATGAAGGTGGATTTTGGAAGGTCCATGTGGAGCTTCCTGAGGCATACCCATACAAGTCACCATCAATTGGATTCTTGAACAAAATTTTCCATCCAAACGTTGATGAGCT GTCTGGTTCCGTATGCTTGGATGTCATCAATCAAACCTGGAGCCCGATGTTTG ACTTGCTTAATGTGTTTGAAGTCTTTCTACCTCAGCTGTTGCTCTACCCAAATCCTACAGATCCATTAAATAGTGATGCTGCATCACTGATGATGCGGGACAAGCAACAATTTGAGCAGAAAGTAAGAG AGTATTGTGAGCGATATGCAAAGAAGGAACACATCACCAAAGTTGTTGAGGAAAGCAGtgacgatgatgatgaggcGACTGATGGAAGTAATGGTgcatcaagtgatgatgaaattGCTGGCCATGCTGACCCATGA
- the LOC116260350 gene encoding phosphatidate cytidylyltransferase 1-like — MSTTQRDSSSNPSTSYTFNRIRHRRRSNEVIHEADKASGGHLLVDDQNKYKSMRTRAWSTVWMLGGFALIIYMGHLYIWAMIIAIQIFMVREVFNLARKAREDRDLPGFRILNWHFFFTTMIFVYGYFLRRQLVNTVLSDKFLYRLVSSFIKYQLFICYFLYISGFVWFILTLKMKMYKYQFGQFAWTHMILLVVFTQSAFTVANIFEGIFWFLLPAFLIVINDIAAYIFGFFFGRTPLIKLSPKKTWEGFIGASVTTIISAFLLANFLGRFQWLTCPRKDLSTGWLHCDPGPLFKPKCYSLGMLPSWFPWKEITVLPVQWHALALGLFASSIAPFGGFFASGFKRAFKIKDFGDSIPGHGGMTDRMDCQMVMAVFSYIYYQSFIVPHNDTVDTILQQILGNLSIEDQIDLYRQLGDRLMASHLNSS; from the exons ATGTCGACTACACAAAGAGATAGCTCAAGCAATCCTTCAACTTCATACACTTTCAACCGGATCCGGCATCGTAGGCGTTCAAATGAG GTCATCCATGAGGCAGACAAAGCAAGTGGAGGCCATTTGCTTGTTGATGACCAAAACAAGTATAAGTCCATGCGAACACGTGCATGGTCAACTGTCTGGATGCTTGGAGGATTTGCTTTGATCATTTATATGGGACATCTCTATATTTGGGCAATGATCATAGCCATCCAAATCTTTATGGTAAGGGAAGTTTTCAACTTAGCAAGAAAGGCTCGTGAAGATAGAGATCTTCCTGGATTTAGGATTCTGAATTG gCATTTCTTTTTCACAACAATGATATTTGTCTATGGCTATTTTCTTCGGCGGCAGCTGGTGAACACTGTACTCTCAGATAAATTCTTATATCGGCTCGTGAGCAGCTTTATCAAATATCAGCTGTTTATATGCTATTTCTTGTACATCTCAG GCTTTGTATGGTTCATACTTACTCTAAAGATGAAGATGTACAAGTATCAGTTTGGCCAGTTTGCTTGGACGCACATGATTCTGCTTGTTGTGTTCACCCAATCTGCATTTACTGTAGCAAACATATTTGAAGGGATTTTCTG GTTTCTTCTGCCTGCGTTTCTTATTGTTATTAATGACATTGCTGCTTATATTTTTGGCTTCTTCTTTGGCCGAACACCTTTGATCAAGTTATCTCCGAAGAAAACTTGGGAAGGCTTCATTGGGGCATCTGTTACAACCATAATATCAGCATTCTTG TTAGCAAACTTTTTGGGACGTTTCCAATGGCTAACATGTCCAAGGAAG GATCTATCTACAGGGTGGCTCCATTGTGATCCTGGTCCTTTGTTCAAGCCTAAATGTTACTCCCTTGGGATGTTGCCTTCCTGG TTCCCTTGGAAAGAGATCACAGTTTTGCCTGTTCAGTGGCATGCTTTAGCACTTGGACTATTTGCATCGAGCATAGCACCTTTTGGTGGTTTTTTCGCAAGTGGCTTCAAAAGGGCCTTTAAGATCAAG GACTTTGGTGACAGCATACCTGGGCATGGTGGCATGACTGATCGCATGGATTGTCAG ATGGTGATGGCTGTATTCTCTTACATCTATTATCAGTCATTCATTGTGCCTCATAACGACACCGTTGACACTATCCTTCAACAG ATCTTGGGTAACCTATCAATCGAGGATCAAATCGACCTATATAGGCAGCTTGGTGATAGACTGATGGCGTCGCATCTCAATAGCTCTTGA
- the LOC116245801 gene encoding ubiquitin-conjugating enzyme E2 5-like isoform X2 — MMSDYAVETINDGIGEFNVEFRGPKDSPYEGGFWKVHVELPEAYPYKSPSIGFLNKIFHPNVDELSGSVCLDVINQTWSPMFDLLNVFEVFLPQLLLYPNPTDPLNSDAASLMMRDKQQFEQKSIVSDMQRRNTSPKLLRKAVTMMMRRLMEVMVHQVMMKLLAMLTHEDPCDRIFYMILLHSESCPLVVTCPSFI; from the exons ATGATGAGTGATTATGCTGTTGAGACGATCAACGATGGGATTGGTGAATTCAACGTCGAGTTTCGTGGCCCTAAAGATA GTCCCTATGAAGGTGGATTTTGGAAGGTCCATGTGGAGCTTCCTGAGGCATACCCATACAAGTCACCATCAATTGGATTCTTGAACAAAATTTTCCATCCAAACGTTGATGAGCT GTCTGGTTCCGTATGCTTGGATGTCATCAATCAAACCTGGAGCCCGATGTTTG ACTTGCTTAATGTGTTTGAAGTCTTTCTACCTCAGCTGTTGCTCTACCCAAATCCTACAGATCCATTAAATAGTGATGCTGCATCACTGATGATGCGGGACAAGCAACAATTTGAGCAGAAA AGTATTGTGAGCGATATGCAAAGAAGGAACACATCACCAAAGTTGTTGAGGAAAGCAGtgacgatgatgatgaggcGACTGATGGAAGTAATGGTgcatcaagtgatgatgaaattGCTGGCCATGCTGACCCATGAGGATCCCTGCGATAGAATATTCTACATGATCCTTCTTCACTCTGAATCCTGTCCCCTAGTAGTCACTTGTCCTTCGTTCATTTAG